A part of Synechococcus sp. KORDI-49 genomic DNA contains:
- a CDS encoding pitrilysin family protein, with amino-acid sequence MGRPELLLEPRSTPGVMAAKLLLPRGSACDPAGQRGAHQLLAALLTRGCGPHNHQQLAELIEGRGAGLRSEAHEDGLLISLRCASEDARELLPSLAWMVTAPHLEPDQLELERQLSVQALVRQREDPVQIAFDGWRNLNYGEGGYGHDPLGIEADLISLERSALEPLASDLQRQPAVLALCGQWPDQLTQQFGTLPGFASWPPGTADAGQLPDTGAEHSNNRLHGSVMATEQVVVMLGQATIPHGHPDDLALRLLACHLGAGMSGLLFQRLREENGVAYETGVHHPVRAGAAPFLLHASTSADRADLTLRLLMQIWWELREGLLDQAELALARAKFIGQMAHAGQTCSQRAERNVQLCGLGLPQDFDQQCQSSLESLDAEALRQVADRWLHRPSLSLCGPRQPLETLSRLWCSQSSRS; translated from the coding sequence ATGGGACGGCCTGAACTGCTGCTCGAGCCACGCTCCACGCCTGGAGTGATGGCAGCCAAGCTGCTGCTGCCCAGGGGAAGCGCATGTGATCCCGCCGGACAGCGTGGCGCCCATCAGCTTCTGGCCGCCCTGCTCACCAGAGGATGCGGTCCGCACAACCACCAGCAACTGGCTGAACTGATCGAAGGCCGGGGAGCAGGACTACGCAGCGAGGCTCACGAGGATGGGCTGCTGATCAGCCTGCGCTGCGCCAGCGAGGATGCTCGGGAGCTGCTGCCCAGCCTGGCCTGGATGGTCACGGCCCCGCACCTGGAGCCTGATCAGCTGGAGCTGGAGCGGCAGCTGTCGGTTCAGGCCCTGGTGCGCCAGCGCGAGGACCCGGTGCAGATCGCCTTTGACGGCTGGCGAAACCTGAACTACGGAGAGGGCGGCTATGGCCACGATCCGCTGGGAATCGAAGCGGATCTGATCAGCCTCGAGCGATCCGCACTCGAACCCCTCGCCTCTGATCTGCAACGGCAACCGGCGGTTCTGGCGCTCTGTGGCCAGTGGCCTGATCAGTTGACCCAGCAGTTCGGAACGCTGCCCGGGTTCGCCTCCTGGCCGCCCGGGACTGCCGATGCCGGCCAGCTGCCGGACACCGGTGCGGAGCATTCGAACAACCGATTGCACGGGTCGGTGATGGCCACGGAACAGGTGGTCGTGATGCTGGGGCAGGCGACCATCCCGCACGGACACCCGGATGATCTCGCCCTGCGATTGCTGGCCTGTCATCTCGGGGCCGGAATGTCGGGCCTCCTGTTCCAGCGGCTGAGGGAGGAGAACGGTGTCGCCTATGAAACCGGCGTGCATCATCCGGTCCGCGCCGGCGCAGCTCCGTTTCTTCTGCATGCCTCGACCAGTGCCGATCGGGCTGATCTCACCCTGCGCCTGCTGATGCAGATCTGGTGGGAGCTCCGGGAGGGGCTCCTCGACCAGGCTGAGCTGGCCCTGGCCCGAGCCAAATTCATCGGCCAGATGGCCCATGCCGGCCAGACCTGTTCCCAACGGGCTGAGCGCAACGTGCAGCTGTGCGGCCTCGGTCTGCCGCAGGATTTTGATCAGCAGTGTCAGAGCAGTCTGGAATCGCTGGATGCAGAGGCACTCCGGCAGGTGGCGGATCGCTGGTTGCACAGACCAAGCCTGAGTCTCTGCGGACCCCGGCAGCCTCTGGAGACCCTCAGCCGGCTCTGGTGCAGTCAGTCGTCGCGGTCCTGA
- a CDS encoding DUF3148 domain-containing protein, with protein sequence MDASIGDRLRLKEPMPYLKTADPMPMLRPPDLVEAGEIGEVVALRPLDTLAVRFRRGTFLIPMDRLEAVAQDRDD encoded by the coding sequence ATGGATGCGTCGATCGGCGACCGCCTGCGCCTGAAAGAACCCATGCCGTACCTGAAGACGGCGGATCCCATGCCCATGCTGCGACCTCCGGACTTGGTCGAAGCCGGAGAAATCGGTGAGGTGGTGGCCCTGCGCCCGCTTGACACCCTGGCTGTGCGCTTCAGGCGCGGCACGTTTCTGATCCCCATGGATCGTCTCGAGGCCGTCGCTCAGGACCGCGACGACTGA
- a CDS encoding biotin transporter BioY, translating to MRALATWSGALAGLLLILIGSLLPAALLVPLPLSVVELPATWQVPALLLCALVCGPRAGVIAAVAYLSIGLTDLPVFQSGGGITYVLEPGFGYLAGFIPAAWLTGRLSQQNEMGDLTAQTGSAIAGLMVLQLCGLLNLGLGALLSRWSVSLPQLIVQYSLGPLPAQLLLCCGVGLIAVVLRRLLMVPG from the coding sequence GTGCGGGCCCTGGCCACATGGAGCGGCGCCCTCGCCGGTCTGCTGCTGATCCTGATCGGCAGCCTGCTGCCGGCAGCCCTGTTGGTGCCGTTGCCGTTGTCAGTGGTGGAGCTGCCGGCGACCTGGCAGGTCCCGGCCCTGCTGCTCTGCGCACTGGTCTGTGGTCCCAGGGCCGGGGTGATCGCTGCCGTCGCTTATCTGAGCATCGGCCTCACTGATCTGCCCGTGTTCCAGAGCGGTGGCGGAATCACTTATGTGCTCGAGCCCGGGTTCGGCTATCTGGCCGGATTCATTCCGGCCGCCTGGCTCACAGGACGGCTGTCCCAGCAGAACGAGATGGGGGATCTGACCGCGCAAACCGGCTCCGCCATCGCGGGGCTGATGGTTCTGCAGCTCTGCGGACTTCTGAACCTTGGCCTTGGTGCTCTGTTGAGCCGCTGGAGCGTCTCCCTGCCCCAGCTGATCGTTCAGTACTCGCTGGGTCCCCTGCCGGCGCAGCTCCTGCTGTGCTGCGGAGTGGGCCTGATCGCCGTCGTGCTGCGCCGTCTGCTGATGGTGCCGGGATGA
- the lspA gene encoding signal peptidase II gives MNHRVLGRSGVILIAVAVVLCDQLSKAWITALLSDGRSIKVVPGLLDLRLVHNTGAAFSLLRGATPLLALLSLVVVIAVLIWLWRQQRLPIWQGLAVGFLLGGSLGNGLDRWRLGYVVDFLALVPIDFPIFNPADVAINLAVICFAVDLWSNRSGIRRG, from the coding sequence ATGAACCATCGCGTGCTGGGACGGAGTGGCGTGATTCTGATCGCCGTCGCCGTTGTGCTCTGTGATCAGCTGAGCAAGGCCTGGATCACGGCCCTGCTGAGCGATGGCCGCTCGATCAAGGTTGTTCCCGGTCTGCTGGATCTGCGCCTGGTGCACAACACCGGAGCAGCGTTCAGCCTGCTGCGGGGAGCGACACCGCTGCTTGCACTGCTGAGTCTGGTGGTGGTCATCGCCGTTCTGATTTGGCTCTGGCGACAGCAGAGGCTTCCGATCTGGCAGGGGCTGGCTGTCGGCTTCCTGCTGGGGGGCAGTCTCGGCAATGGACTGGACCGCTGGCGGCTCGGCTATGTGGTCGATTTTCTGGCCCTTGTTCCGATCGACTTCCCGATCTTCAATCCGGCTGATGTCGCCATCAATCTCGCCGTGATCTGCTTCGCTGTGGACCTCTGGTCGAACCGCAGCGGGATTCGCCGTGGCTGA
- a CDS encoding transglycosylase domain-containing protein: protein MAERIAESGVPSLVVHQLDQPDRSIPLHGDGYRLGREDSLEVPLNHPAISRLHALLQRRGRHWLLIDQDSTNGIWWKGRRVRELELRDGDRIALAPASEAGSPTLRFINPREHNGRRLAWLTGALVVAGLSTTGALLLLANLSVPVRGRLATVQGPIAIYDRNNQPIRSADSQRHRELGSIQEFSPSIVDALLASEDNRFWWHPGIDAIGTLRALTTNVVGGEVLEGGSSLTQQLARSLYPDQVGQGDTIERKWRELLVALQLESRFSKAELLLSYLNRVYLGVGFGFEDAARAYFNTSASKLNLEQAALLVGLLPSPNGHDPCRYPQRALEARNLVLNKMADEGRLSLEAAREARRRPIQLSPKACSQVNAGTAPFYSDQVRRDLTALVGPEVAAEGNFLIETHLDPVLQSVVVRQLQNLLESSAGLGVGQGAAVVLDSRNGGVLAIAGGRDYRFSQFNRATMALRQPGSTFKLMTYLAALERGISPGTKLNCEGLEWGGQTFESTCKGELTLLSAFAFSNNTAALRLSRRIGLEQVVRQARALGITTPLDPVPGLALGQSEVRLIELTSAYAAVANDGLWHPPTTIRRLVDAETCTAEQARSCRSLTATGSGSLNAERRAVRPETAKRMQTLLQAVVRNGTGRGAYLGGKEGGKTGTTNDGRDLLFIGYEPSRHWVLGIWLGNDDNSPTASSSALAAVLWGDIIRAAGRGSVTQ, encoded by the coding sequence GTGGCTGAACGCATTGCTGAATCCGGAGTGCCCAGCCTGGTTGTTCACCAGCTGGATCAGCCGGACCGAAGCATCCCCCTGCATGGAGACGGCTATCGACTCGGGCGGGAGGACAGTCTCGAGGTTCCGCTCAATCATCCGGCCATCAGCCGCCTGCATGCTCTGCTGCAACGTCGTGGACGGCACTGGCTGCTGATCGATCAGGACTCCACCAACGGGATCTGGTGGAAGGGCCGCCGTGTCAGAGAACTGGAACTGCGTGACGGTGACCGGATTGCCCTGGCACCCGCTTCCGAGGCGGGATCACCGACTCTTCGCTTCATCAACCCGCGTGAACACAACGGTCGGCGTCTTGCCTGGCTGACCGGGGCCCTGGTGGTGGCGGGACTCAGCACCACCGGCGCCTTGCTGCTTCTCGCCAATCTCAGTGTCCCGGTCCGCGGGAGGTTGGCCACGGTTCAGGGTCCGATCGCCATCTACGACCGGAACAACCAGCCGATCCGTTCTGCTGATTCCCAGCGCCACCGTGAACTCGGCAGCATCCAGGAATTTTCTCCATCCATCGTCGATGCTCTGCTGGCCAGCGAGGACAACCGCTTCTGGTGGCATCCCGGCATCGATGCCATCGGCACCCTGCGGGCACTGACGACCAATGTCGTTGGTGGCGAGGTGCTTGAAGGGGGCAGCAGTCTCACCCAGCAGCTGGCCCGCAGCCTGTATCCCGACCAGGTCGGGCAGGGCGACACGATCGAACGCAAATGGAGGGAGCTGCTGGTGGCTCTGCAGCTGGAGAGCCGCTTCAGCAAGGCAGAGCTGCTGCTGAGCTATCTGAACAGGGTGTATCTCGGTGTCGGCTTCGGATTCGAGGACGCCGCCCGGGCCTACTTCAACACCTCGGCCAGCAAGCTCAACCTGGAGCAGGCGGCCCTGCTGGTGGGCCTGCTGCCGTCTCCGAACGGACACGATCCCTGCCGTTACCCCCAGCGGGCACTGGAGGCCCGCAATCTGGTGCTCAACAAGATGGCCGATGAGGGGCGCTTGTCCCTGGAAGCCGCCCGCGAAGCCCGTCGTCGACCGATCCAGCTGTCGCCGAAGGCCTGCAGCCAGGTCAATGCCGGTACAGCACCCTTCTACAGCGACCAGGTGCGCCGAGATCTCACTGCCCTGGTGGGACCGGAGGTGGCAGCGGAAGGGAATTTTCTGATCGAGACCCATCTCGACCCTGTGCTCCAGTCCGTGGTGGTCCGACAGCTGCAAAATCTGCTCGAGAGCAGCGCCGGCCTTGGCGTCGGGCAGGGGGCAGCGGTGGTGCTTGACAGCCGCAACGGTGGTGTTCTCGCCATCGCCGGTGGCCGTGACTATCGATTCAGCCAGTTCAACCGGGCCACGATGGCGCTGAGGCAGCCCGGCAGCACCTTCAAGCTGATGACCTACCTCGCGGCGCTGGAGCGCGGCATTAGCCCGGGAACCAAGCTGAACTGCGAGGGGCTGGAGTGGGGAGGTCAAACCTTTGAGAGCACCTGCAAGGGGGAACTGACGCTGCTGAGCGCCTTTGCGTTCAGCAACAACACCGCAGCCCTGCGACTGTCCCGTCGGATCGGATTGGAGCAGGTCGTGCGTCAGGCCAGGGCTCTCGGGATCACCACACCGCTCGACCCCGTACCGGGTCTTGCCCTCGGTCAGAGCGAAGTCCGACTGATCGAACTCACCAGTGCCTATGCCGCGGTGGCCAACGACGGACTGTGGCATCCACCGACCACCATCCGCAGGCTTGTGGACGCGGAGACCTGCACAGCCGAGCAGGCCAGGTCCTGCCGCAGTCTCACAGCCACCGGCAGCGGAAGTCTCAACGCCGAGCGTCGGGCCGTCCGGCCCGAGACTGCCAAGCGGATGCAGACGCTGCTGCAGGCGGTGGTGCGCAACGGCACCGGTCGAGGGGCCTATCTCGGCGGCAAGGAGGGAGGCAAGACGGGCACCACGAACGACGGTCGTGATCTGCTGTTCATCGGCTACGAACCCTCGCGTCACTGGGTGCTCGGCATCTGGCTGGGCAACGACGACAACAGTCCGACCGCCAGCTCCAGCGCCCTTGCCGCGGTCCTCTGGGGCGACATCATCCGGGCAGCGGGTCGCGGCAGCGTCACGCAATGA
- a CDS encoding YcjF family protein has product MIPPRSRLLIGLAAGLLALVVIGAILQAVRSLLWDLSYLLPGWLLTPVLLLAVGLILALGIQIGWPWWQSWQRRKRRPDQTTEPQIQVPSDRREAATRSLDSIDRVLEQLQDDITREGLRRERQRVAEDLTRGDLVVAVFGSGSSGKTSLIRALLQEMVGEVAAAMGSTQHSRTYRLKLRGLQRGLQLVDTPGILEAGDAGYTREETARRVAVRSDLLLVVVDGDLRASEFGVLQSIADLGKRLLLVLNKRDLRGVEEERRLLEVLRHRCRGLVEELDVIACSASPQSIPRPGGQPLQPAPDVVELLQRLAAVLHADGEELIADNILLQCRRLDEQGRQLLNRQRRREAQRCVDRYSWISGGVVAATPLPGVDLLGTAAVNAQMVMEMAGVYGVELSRDRARELALSVGRTLATLGLVKGAMSLIGTALSLSLPTLLAGRAIQGVAAAWLTRIAGFSFIRYFEQDQDWGDGGVQDAVRQAFELNRRDASLRSFVEMAVRQVVEPLQRRPDRKLPPRPEPREEGGASDRGRPGP; this is encoded by the coding sequence ATGATTCCGCCGCGCAGCCGGTTGCTGATCGGCCTTGCTGCCGGGCTCCTGGCCCTTGTGGTGATTGGAGCCATCCTCCAGGCGGTCCGCAGCCTGCTCTGGGATCTCAGCTATCTGCTGCCGGGCTGGTTGCTCACTCCGGTGCTATTGCTGGCCGTCGGCCTGATCCTCGCTCTCGGGATCCAGATCGGCTGGCCATGGTGGCAGAGCTGGCAGCGACGGAAGCGGCGGCCGGATCAGACCACGGAACCGCAGATTCAGGTTCCGAGCGATCGGCGCGAGGCCGCGACCCGAAGTCTGGACAGCATCGACCGCGTGCTGGAACAGCTTCAGGACGACATCACCCGCGAGGGACTGCGACGGGAGCGGCAGCGGGTCGCGGAGGATCTGACGCGCGGCGACCTCGTGGTGGCCGTGTTCGGCAGCGGCTCAAGCGGGAAGACCTCTCTGATCCGTGCACTGCTTCAGGAGATGGTGGGGGAGGTCGCCGCGGCGATGGGCTCCACCCAGCACAGCCGCACCTATCGCCTGAAACTGCGGGGCTTGCAGCGTGGCCTGCAGCTGGTGGACACCCCCGGCATCCTCGAGGCCGGGGACGCCGGGTATACCCGTGAGGAAACGGCACGGAGGGTGGCCGTGCGTTCCGATCTGCTCCTTGTGGTGGTGGATGGAGATCTGAGGGCCTCCGAGTTCGGCGTTCTGCAGTCGATCGCCGACCTTGGAAAGCGTCTGCTGCTGGTGCTGAACAAGCGTGATCTGCGAGGTGTTGAAGAGGAGCGACGGTTGCTGGAGGTGCTGCGTCACCGCTGCAGAGGGCTGGTGGAGGAGCTGGATGTGATCGCCTGCAGTGCCTCACCCCAGTCGATTCCCAGACCGGGGGGCCAGCCGCTGCAACCGGCACCGGATGTGGTGGAGCTGCTGCAGCGGCTCGCAGCCGTGCTCCACGCTGATGGCGAGGAACTGATCGCCGACAACATCCTTCTGCAGTGCCGCAGGCTGGATGAGCAGGGTCGGCAGCTGCTGAACCGCCAGCGACGACGGGAGGCTCAGCGCTGCGTGGACCGCTACAGCTGGATCAGTGGCGGGGTCGTGGCAGCCACGCCGCTGCCCGGCGTTGACCTGCTTGGAACGGCTGCCGTGAATGCCCAGATGGTGATGGAGATGGCCGGCGTCTATGGAGTCGAACTCTCCAGAGATCGGGCTCGTGAGCTGGCGCTGTCCGTGGGACGGACGCTGGCGACCCTGGGACTGGTCAAGGGAGCGATGAGCCTGATCGGTACCGCTCTCAGCCTCAGTCTGCCGACCCTGCTGGCCGGACGGGCGATCCAGGGCGTGGCTGCGGCCTGGCTGACCCGCATCGCCGGGTTCAGCTTCATCCGCTATTTCGAGCAGGACCAGGACTGGGGGGACGGAGGTGTTCAGGATGCCGTGCGGCAGGCCTTTGAACTGAACCGTCGCGATGCCTCTCTCAGGAGCTTTGTTGAGATGGCCGTGCGGCAGGTGGTGGAACCGTTGCAGCGCCGCCCAGATCGGAAGCTCCCACCCCGGCCAGAGCCTCGGGAGGAGGGGGGAGCATCGGACCGCGGGCGTCCAGGACCGTGA
- a CDS encoding aminotransferase class V-fold PLP-dependent enzyme, producing the protein MHASSDLRQPVTWLPPFASPDSPDPVLRHFLHQASDLLCEWIGTAADRPPLPVVRPEPELVPGDQGCDVPALLNDLQIVMDGAYQPSHPGALAHLDPPPLTASIAADLICAGLNNNLLAEELSPGLSSLERQLCRWFCQRLGLPENAGGVLATGGTLSNLMALVTARSLQGPGDGVVLCSRDAHVSLQKATRVMGLAGDGLQQLPVDSEGRLCSTALERALQDLHRRGRPCLAVVATAGTTIRGAIDPLAEIATVCRRYEAWLHVDAAIGGVFALSEDWSPLFRGLEQADSITLNPQKLLGIAKASSLLLVRDVGHLHQSFSTGLPYMDGASGEPHGGELGLQGTRPAEVLKLWLGLRQLGEQGIAMVLRSALERRDHVRRRLDLDRLTLLDGSLHLLSLHPHAADADHCDSWSQTTRQWLLGQGFMLSRPRYGDRYCLKAVFGNPHTGPQHLDRLAELINDSLL; encoded by the coding sequence GTGCACGCCAGCTCCGATCTGCGTCAGCCCGTGACCTGGCTTCCACCCTTCGCCTCCCCTGACAGCCCGGACCCTGTCCTGCGCCATTTCCTTCATCAGGCGAGCGACCTGCTCTGCGAGTGGATCGGCACGGCCGCGGACCGCCCACCGCTGCCTGTGGTCCGTCCCGAGCCGGAGCTGGTGCCTGGGGATCAGGGATGCGACGTACCGGCGCTGTTGAACGACCTGCAGATCGTCATGGACGGGGCCTATCAGCCGTCCCACCCCGGGGCGCTGGCCCACCTTGATCCCCCTCCGCTCACCGCCTCGATTGCAGCGGATCTGATCTGTGCCGGCCTGAACAACAACCTGCTGGCCGAGGAACTCTCCCCAGGCCTGTCCAGCCTGGAGCGCCAGCTCTGCCGCTGGTTCTGTCAGCGACTCGGGCTGCCTGAGAACGCCGGAGGTGTGCTGGCTACAGGTGGAACACTCAGCAACCTGATGGCCCTGGTGACTGCCCGTAGCCTGCAAGGCCCCGGTGATGGCGTCGTCCTCTGCAGTCGGGATGCCCATGTTTCCCTTCAGAAGGCGACACGGGTGATGGGTCTGGCCGGAGACGGTCTGCAGCAGCTTCCCGTGGACAGCGAGGGTCGCCTCTGCTCCACCGCTCTCGAGCGGGCGCTGCAGGATCTTCACCGCCGTGGTCGACCCTGCCTTGCGGTGGTGGCGACAGCGGGCACGACGATCCGCGGTGCCATCGATCCTCTTGCTGAGATCGCCACCGTCTGCCGTCGCTATGAGGCCTGGCTTCACGTGGATGCTGCGATCGGGGGCGTCTTCGCCCTCTCGGAGGACTGGTCTCCCCTGTTCCGTGGGCTTGAGCAGGCGGATTCGATCACGCTCAATCCGCAGAAGCTTCTGGGGATCGCCAAAGCGTCTTCCCTTCTGCTGGTCCGGGACGTCGGTCATCTGCATCAGAGTTTCTCCACCGGCCTGCCGTACATGGACGGCGCCAGCGGTGAGCCCCATGGCGGTGAGCTCGGATTGCAGGGCACACGTCCTGCCGAAGTGCTGAAGCTCTGGCTGGGACTGAGACAGCTCGGTGAACAGGGAATCGCGATGGTGTTGCGATCGGCCCTCGAGCGGCGGGACCATGTCCGTCGTCGGTTGGACTTGGACCGGTTGACGCTGCTGGACGGCTCACTGCATCTGCTGTCCCTGCATCCCCACGCCGCTGACGCGGACCATTGCGACTCCTGGTCGCAGACCACCCGCCAATGGCTTCTGGGTCAGGGGTTCATGCTGTCGAGACCGCGCTACGGCGACCGCTATTGCCTGAAGGCCGTCTTCGGCAACCCCCACACCGGACCCCAGCACCTGGACCGGCTGGCTGAGCTGATCAACGACTCGCTCCTCTGA
- a CDS encoding nucleoside deaminase has translation MREATVQRWMTVLLQRAERVGEAGEVPVAAVVLDAEGRCIGHGSNRRETGRDPLGHAELVALRQAAWVQGDWRFNDCTLIVTLEPCPMCAGALVQARMGCVIYGTSDPKRGGLGGSLDLSTHASAHHHMSVQGGVLRIEARDQLEGWFRQRRRRSP, from the coding sequence ATGCGGGAAGCCACCGTGCAGCGCTGGATGACAGTGCTGCTTCAGCGGGCGGAGAGGGTCGGTGAGGCCGGGGAAGTGCCGGTGGCAGCCGTGGTTCTGGATGCCGAAGGTCGCTGCATCGGCCATGGCAGCAACCGACGCGAGACGGGGAGGGATCCTCTTGGTCACGCCGAACTGGTTGCGCTCAGACAGGCCGCCTGGGTTCAGGGCGACTGGAGATTCAACGACTGCACCTTGATCGTCACGCTTGAACCGTGCCCGATGTGTGCCGGAGCCCTTGTGCAGGCGCGGATGGGCTGTGTGATCTATGGAACATCGGATCCCAAGCGAGGGGGCCTGGGGGGAAGCCTCGATCTGTCCACCCATGCAAGTGCGCACCATCACATGTCGGTGCAGGGAGGGGTTCTACGGATCGAAGCCCGAGATCAGCTGGAAGGCTGGTTCAGGCAGCGGCGGCGACGGTCCCCTTGA
- a CDS encoding alanine--glyoxylate aminotransferase family protein, whose product MATTHSLLPVDDSHRRSFDPIATPDRLLLGPGPSNAHPTVLKALSRTPIGHLDPLYVELMSEVQELLRYAWQTENRLTLPMSGTGSSAMEATLANTVEPGDTVLVAVKGYFGLRLVDMAGRYRADVRTIEKPWGEWFSLEELEAAILEHKPAILAMVHAETSTGVCQPMEGVGELCRRHDCLLLLDTVTSLGGVPLYIDDWQVDLAYSCSQKGLSCPPGLGPFTMGPRAEAKMEARRDKVPNWYLDVSLLNKYWGSDRVYHHTAPVNMNFGMREALRLLAEEGLDQSWARHRRNAEALWSGLEALGLEMVVPEEHRLPTLTTVRIPEGVDGKAFSQHLLNTHGIEVGGGLGSLAGKIWRIGLMGYNSTPENVDRLLDLFKTELPSFKGTVAAAA is encoded by the coding sequence TTGGCGACGACCCACTCACTCCTTCCCGTAGACGACAGTCACCGCAGGAGCTTCGATCCGATCGCCACCCCGGACAGACTGCTTCTCGGACCGGGGCCGTCCAATGCCCACCCGACGGTGCTGAAAGCTCTGTCTCGCACGCCCATCGGCCATCTCGATCCGCTCTACGTGGAATTGATGAGCGAGGTTCAGGAACTGCTTCGTTACGCCTGGCAGACCGAAAACCGACTCACGCTTCCGATGAGCGGTACCGGTAGCTCCGCAATGGAGGCAACCCTGGCGAACACCGTCGAACCCGGTGACACCGTTCTCGTCGCGGTGAAGGGGTACTTCGGTTTAAGGCTTGTGGACATGGCCGGTCGCTACCGCGCCGACGTCAGAACCATCGAAAAGCCCTGGGGAGAATGGTTCTCCCTTGAGGAGCTCGAGGCGGCGATCCTCGAGCACAAGCCGGCGATCCTGGCGATGGTGCATGCCGAAACCTCCACAGGGGTCTGCCAGCCCATGGAGGGAGTCGGCGAGCTGTGCCGCCGGCACGACTGCCTGCTGCTGCTGGATACGGTCACGTCTCTCGGCGGTGTTCCGCTCTACATCGATGACTGGCAGGTCGATCTCGCTTACAGCTGCAGTCAGAAGGGACTCAGCTGCCCCCCTGGGCTTGGTCCCTTCACGATGGGCCCCCGCGCTGAGGCCAAGATGGAAGCTCGCCGGGACAAGGTGCCGAACTGGTATCTCGACGTCTCCCTGCTCAACAAGTACTGGGGCAGCGACAGGGTTTACCACCACACAGCGCCTGTGAACATGAACTTCGGCATGCGGGAGGCCCTGCGTCTGCTTGCCGAGGAAGGGCTGGACCAGTCCTGGGCCCGACATCGTCGCAATGCGGAAGCGCTCTGGAGCGGCCTGGAGGCACTCGGTCTTGAAATGGTCGTTCCCGAGGAGCATCGGCTTCCCACCCTCACCACCGTTCGCATCCCTGAAGGGGTTGATGGAAAGGCATTCAGCCAGCATCTGCTCAATACCCATGGCATCGAGGTGGGTGGTGGCCTCGGCTCCCTCGCCGGCAAGATCTGGCGCATCGGTCTGATGGGCTACAACTCAACCCCCGAGAACGTCGACCGGCTGCTTGATCTGTTCAAGACCGAGCTCCCCAGCTTCAAGGGGACCGTCGCCGCCGCTGCCTGA
- a CDS encoding allophycocyanin subunit beta, whose translation MRDAISGLIGRYDQQGRYFDRMAIDRIESFLGESELRIRAVELINRDAAEIVREASQTLFLDEPELLLPGGNAYTTRRLAACLRDMDYFLRYASYALVAGDSTILNERVLNGLDDTYKSLGVPTGPTVRSIVLLGEVVCERLRSEGVPLERLATVREPFDHMARGLAETNVRQR comes from the coding sequence ATGCGCGACGCCATCAGCGGATTGATCGGTCGATATGACCAGCAGGGTCGTTACTTCGACCGCATGGCCATCGACCGGATCGAGTCGTTCCTTGGTGAGTCCGAACTTCGGATCCGCGCCGTGGAGCTGATCAACCGCGATGCCGCCGAGATCGTCCGCGAGGCGAGTCAGACGCTGTTCCTGGATGAGCCGGAACTGCTGCTCCCGGGAGGCAACGCTTACACCACAAGGCGCCTCGCGGCCTGTCTGCGGGACATGGACTACTTCCTGCGCTACGCCAGCTATGCCCTCGTGGCTGGAGACAGCACGATCCTCAACGAGCGGGTGCTCAACGGGCTGGATGACACCTACAAGAGCCTCGGGGTACCAACCGGTCCGACGGTTCGAAGCATCGTGCTTCTCGGTGAGGTCGTCTGTGAACGACTCCGGTCCGAAGGGGTCCCCCTGGAGCGCCTGGCCACCGTCCGAGAGCCCTTCGATCACATGGCCAGAGGCCTCGCTGAGACCAACGTGCGTCAGCGCTGA